The following proteins are encoded in a genomic region of Microcoleus sp. FACHB-68:
- a CDS encoding AAA family ATPase, protein MALDVRRFYKACNPSKAIDMKNAEEEKYYIDFSPVRGSKIIEEIERTIAILQADEPTCQLFSGHIGCGKSTELLRLRTELEAQGFHVVYFESNQDLELVDVDVSDILLMIARQVSESIEKLKIELKPKGFRSLLKGASDLLQTEIDLTAEASLPGVGKVRAGTDGEFSLAFGIGKITAQAKESPDVRSRLREYLEPRTNSILQSINQELLEPAIQSLRQRGREGLVVIVDNLDRVDPRRLPSGRTQPEYLFVDRGEQLRKLNCHLVYTIPLVLTFSNDYGSLMSRLGGGVDAKVLPMVPAQLSDGLDCTEGVALLRQMVLARAFPDVEPDRRITLVTEIFDSLDTLDRLCRVSGGHVRNLLGLLYRCIQKGDLPIPRQRLESVIQERCNELSRAIEPDEWELLRQVAQTKSVRGETEYQILLRSMFVFEYRNDQGHWYDINPILAEAKEFKS, encoded by the coding sequence ATGGCATTGGATGTACGCAGATTTTATAAAGCTTGTAACCCCTCCAAAGCAATCGATATGAAAAATGCCGAAGAGGAGAAATATTACATTGATTTCTCTCCCGTTCGAGGCAGCAAAATTATCGAAGAAATCGAGCGCACCATCGCCATTCTGCAAGCCGATGAGCCAACTTGCCAGTTATTTAGCGGTCATATCGGCTGCGGAAAATCTACAGAATTGCTTAGACTCAGAACCGAATTAGAAGCGCAGGGATTTCACGTCGTTTATTTCGAGTCCAATCAAGACTTGGAATTAGTTGACGTGGATGTTAGCGATATTTTGCTGATGATTGCTCGTCAAGTCAGCGAAAGTATTGAGAAACTGAAGATCGAGTTGAAACCAAAAGGCTTTAGATCTTTACTTAAAGGTGCCAGCGATCTGCTGCAAACCGAGATCGATTTAACCGCTGAAGCCTCGCTGCCGGGAGTGGGCAAAGTACGTGCCGGCACAGATGGAGAGTTTTCACTGGCATTTGGAATTGGTAAAATTACCGCACAAGCGAAAGAAAGCCCCGATGTCCGCAGCCGGCTCAGAGAATACCTCGAACCGCGCACGAATAGCATTCTGCAATCGATTAACCAAGAACTTCTAGAACCGGCCATTCAGTCACTCAGGCAGCGGGGACGAGAAGGACTGGTGGTGATTGTCGATAACCTGGATCGGGTTGATCCACGCCGGCTGCCATCTGGAAGAACACAGCCAGAATATCTGTTTGTCGATCGTGGTGAGCAGTTACGCAAACTCAACTGTCACCTGGTTTATACGATTCCGCTAGTCTTAACCTTCTCCAATGATTACGGTTCATTGATGTCTCGCCTGGGTGGTGGTGTAGATGCTAAAGTCTTGCCAATGGTGCCGGCGCAGCTATCCGATGGGCTGGACTGCACCGAAGGCGTGGCATTGCTGCGGCAGATGGTACTCGCCCGTGCATTTCCGGATGTCGAACCAGATCGACGCATTACTTTAGTAACAGAAATCTTTGATAGCCTTGATACCTTAGATCGGCTGTGCCGTGTCAGTGGTGGTCATGTTCGGAACTTATTAGGGCTACTGTATCGCTGTATTCAAAAAGGCGATCTACCCATCCCGCGTCAGCGGTTAGAAAGCGTTATTCAGGAACGCTGCAACGAACTCTCGCGAGCAATTGAACCCGATGAATGGGAATTGCTGCGTCAAGTCGCACAAACAAAAAGCGTCAGGGGCGAAACAGAATATCAAATCTTGCTCCGCAGTATGTTTGTGTTTGAATACCGCAACGATCAAGGGCACTGGTACGACATCAATCCGATTTTGGCAGAAGCAAAAGAATTCAAGTCATGA
- a CDS encoding MarR family transcriptional regulator encodes MDEEQRQFEVKRFVEEVGLLFELAGLPRMAGRILGWLLISNPPHQSTGELAEVLQASKGSISTMTRLLIQARLVERMSLPGDRRDYFCIKLGAWSALIKQQVAQITAIRQLAEHGLQLVEGEDPQRRQRLQEMHDFHAFFERQFPMLIECWEQEHPQRDQPNVS; translated from the coding sequence GTGGACGAAGAGCAACGGCAATTTGAAGTGAAACGGTTTGTCGAAGAAGTGGGCTTATTGTTCGAGTTAGCCGGTCTACCTCGGATGGCTGGTCGAATTTTAGGCTGGCTGTTGATTTCAAACCCGCCGCACCAGTCTACCGGCGAACTGGCAGAGGTTTTGCAAGCTAGCAAAGGCTCGATCAGCACCATGACTCGGCTGCTGATTCAAGCCCGCTTAGTAGAGCGCATGAGCCTGCCCGGAGATCGCCGGGACTACTTTTGTATCAAACTGGGTGCTTGGTCAGCGTTAATCAAACAACAAGTTGCCCAAATCACAGCAATTCGGCAGCTAGCCGAACATGGGTTGCAACTCGTAGAAGGCGAAGATCCGCAGCGGCGGCAACGCTTGCAAGAGATGCACGACTTTCACGCTTTTTTTGAGCGGCAATTTCCAATGTTGATTGAGTGTTGGGAACAAGAGCATCCCCAAAGAGACCAACCCAATGTTTCGTAG
- a CDS encoding efflux RND transporter periplasmic adaptor subunit gives MPKGKGWAIGLIAAALLGTGGTAFVALRNAAPKVDISELTVPVESKNLTVRIGASGAVQPVQRVNLSPKTQGRLAELYVEQGDRVEAGKVVARMESGEIEAQLMQAQARLSSAKARLQQRQTGSRPEEIVQAQARLNQAQASLDQLRAGSRSEDVAEAEAGVTRAQAQVEEAQSRLNLASSNVRRNRELADVGAIARKDLDQFLDEERRAQANLEQVRAGVAEANRRLEKLQNGTRPEEIEQAEAAVAEAQSSLEQLQNGTRPEEIAAANADVTEAEGQVRFYEVQLEDTKVRAPFAGIITQRYAIEGAFVTPATSASDASSATSTSIVALARDLEVLAKVPEADIGQIKVGQTVEIVADAYPDRVFKGRVHLIAPEAVKERDVTLFQARVSIDAGKDQLQSGMNVDIKFVGDKLSNALVVPTVAIVTNKGETGVLIPDEKNQPKFQSVTVGSTIGNQIQVLDGVKAGDRVFLELPEGKKLEDVIKTIK, from the coding sequence ATGCCGAAAGGGAAAGGTTGGGCAATCGGGCTGATTGCGGCTGCGTTGCTGGGCACCGGCGGCACAGCATTTGTGGCGTTGCGGAATGCCGCACCCAAGGTAGATATCAGTGAGCTAACCGTGCCGGTGGAGTCAAAAAACCTGACAGTGCGGATCGGGGCGAGTGGGGCAGTGCAGCCGGTGCAGCGGGTCAATCTTAGTCCGAAAACCCAAGGTCGTTTAGCCGAATTATATGTGGAGCAAGGCGATCGCGTGGAGGCGGGGAAAGTCGTTGCTCGCATGGAAAGTGGCGAAATAGAAGCACAACTGATGCAGGCACAAGCACGGCTATCGAGCGCCAAAGCCCGTTTGCAACAGCGCCAGACCGGCAGCCGGCCAGAAGAGATTGTCCAAGCGCAGGCACGTTTAAATCAAGCGCAGGCGAGTTTAGACCAATTGCGAGCCGGCAGCCGTTCTGAGGATGTTGCCGAAGCCGAAGCCGGTGTGACGAGAGCACAGGCGCAAGTAGAAGAGGCGCAATCGCGGTTAAACTTGGCTTCCAGCAATGTCAGGCGCAACCGGGAACTAGCCGACGTGGGGGCAATTGCCAGAAAAGATTTGGATCAGTTTCTCGATGAAGAGCGTAGGGCGCAAGCAAACCTGGAACAAGTGCGAGCCGGTGTTGCAGAAGCAAATCGCCGGTTAGAAAAACTCCAAAATGGCACCCGCCCAGAGGAAATTGAACAAGCCGAAGCGGCAGTGGCAGAAGCCCAAAGCAGTTTAGAGCAGCTGCAAAATGGCACCCGCCCAGAAGAAATTGCTGCGGCTAACGCAGATGTTACCGAGGCGGAAGGACAAGTGCGCTTTTATGAAGTGCAATTGGAAGATACGAAAGTTCGTGCTCCCTTTGCTGGAATTATTACCCAGAGATACGCCATAGAAGGTGCGTTTGTGACGCCGGCAACCTCCGCTTCTGACGCGTCTTCCGCAACGTCAACTTCTATTGTTGCCCTTGCCAGGGATTTGGAAGTTTTAGCGAAAGTTCCTGAAGCAGATATCGGTCAAATTAAAGTCGGTCAAACCGTTGAAATTGTCGCCGATGCTTATCCCGATCGCGTATTTAAAGGTCGCGTTCATTTGATTGCCCCGGAAGCGGTGAAAGAACGAGATGTTACCTTATTCCAAGCGCGGGTGAGCATTGATGCCGGTAAAGATCAGTTACAGTCTGGAATGAATGTAGATATTAAGTTTGTAGGCGACAAGCTCAGCAATGCTTTGGTGGTTCCTACCGTGGCAATTGTCACTAACAAAGGAGAAACCGGCGTCTTAATTCCCGACGAAAAAAATCAACCTAAATTTCAATCTGTTACCGTCGGCTCTACCATTGGCAATCAAATTCAAGTCTTAGATGGCGTAAAAGCCGGCGACCGCGTATTTCTTGAACTTCCCGAAGGTAAAAAACTAGAAGATGTAATCAAAACCATTAAATAA
- a CDS encoding ABC transporter permease, which translates to MDIVESVKMATTTLLSNKLRSSLTMLGIIIGNASVIAMVGIGEGAQKFVGDQVNSLGSNLLFVIPGSPEAQRRPIYPPQTLVLDDAKAIAEQVASVSEVAPALNGSELISYRNKNNSATIIGTTPEFLSVRSFDIAKGRFLMNLDLQRQEDVVVLGSEIAQQLFGNKNPLGEQIRVKNVSLQVIGVMEPKGSTFGDNQDMNVYVPITTMARRIVGRSSPYGIQVTFISVSVEDEASMKKAQFQIENLLRLRHKIVNEDDFTVRNQQELMNTLGSITGALTLLLAATAAISLFVGGIGIMNIMLVSVTERTKEIGLRKAIGASQQDILVQFMIESVILSVVGGLIGVGFGIGGIMLIGAFTPLKGGVSLVAIAVATSISGGIGFFFGVVPARQAARLDPIVALRSA; encoded by the coding sequence ATGGATATTGTTGAAAGCGTCAAAATGGCAACCACAACGTTGCTCTCCAATAAACTCCGAAGCAGCCTAACCATGCTAGGAATTATTATTGGCAATGCTTCAGTGATTGCAATGGTTGGAATCGGAGAAGGGGCGCAGAAATTTGTTGGCGATCAAGTTAACTCATTAGGCTCAAACTTGCTGTTTGTGATTCCAGGGAGTCCTGAAGCTCAAAGACGGCCTATTTATCCACCTCAAACACTGGTGCTTGATGATGCAAAAGCAATCGCTGAGCAAGTTGCTTCAGTTAGTGAAGTTGCGCCGGCACTCAACGGCAGCGAACTGATTTCCTACCGCAACAAAAATAACTCAGCTACGATTATCGGAACAACGCCAGAATTCCTTTCTGTGCGAAGTTTCGATATTGCCAAAGGCCGCTTCTTAATGAATTTAGATTTGCAACGGCAAGAAGATGTTGTGGTTCTAGGTTCAGAAATAGCTCAGCAATTGTTTGGGAATAAAAACCCCCTAGGCGAACAGATTCGTGTTAAAAATGTCAGCCTGCAAGTGATTGGCGTGATGGAACCAAAGGGTTCAACTTTTGGTGACAATCAGGACATGAATGTTTATGTGCCAATTACAACAATGGCGCGGCGAATTGTAGGCCGGTCATCTCCTTATGGAATTCAAGTAACCTTTATTTCCGTCTCAGTTGAGGATGAGGCGAGTATGAAAAAGGCGCAGTTTCAAATTGAAAATTTACTGAGATTGCGTCATAAAATCGTCAATGAAGATGATTTTACAGTGCGGAATCAGCAGGAGTTAATGAATACCTTGGGCAGCATTACAGGGGCATTAACGTTGCTCTTAGCGGCAACGGCAGCGATTTCTTTGTTTGTGGGCGGCATTGGAATTATGAACATTATGCTCGTCTCCGTTACCGAACGCACGAAGGAAATTGGACTGCGTAAAGCAATTGGTGCTTCCCAGCAAGATATCCTGGTTCAGTTCATGATTGAATCTGTCATTCTGTCAGTTGTGGGCGGTTTAATTGGCGTTGGTTTCGGCATTGGCGGTATCATGCTGATCGGAGCATTTACGCCTTTGAAGGGTGGCGTTTCTCTCGTGGCAATTGCCGTGGCTACCAGCATTTCTGGTGGCATTGGTTTCTTCTTTGGGGTGGTGCCGGCACGTCAGGCGGCTAGACTTGACCCAATTGTTGCCCTCAGAAGTGCCTAA
- a CDS encoding SH3 domain-containing protein, translating into MLRFVPAIVITTSICTIATIALAQRNQEPIPDRNGDYNSIQRISANGQEIQGVAGEHRSWRVVTEGLNCRNGPGVNHRVNRQFAQEDLFQAASFGRGGSDEVIVIQRDNAGKPWLRVELNGGQCFVRANSRYIEPNSLE; encoded by the coding sequence ATGCTTCGTTTTGTACCGGCAATCGTGATCACGACTTCAATTTGTACCATTGCGACCATTGCTTTAGCGCAAAGAAATCAAGAGCCAATTCCAGATCGCAATGGAGATTACAATTCAATCCAGAGAATCAGCGCCAACGGTCAGGAAATTCAGGGAGTTGCCGGCGAACATCGCTCTTGGCGGGTTGTTACCGAAGGTTTAAACTGCCGTAATGGCCCTGGCGTTAATCACCGAGTTAACCGGCAATTTGCTCAGGAAGATTTGTTTCAAGCGGCAAGCTTTGGTCGTGGCGGTTCCGATGAAGTGATCGTGATTCAGCGGGACAATGCCGGCAAACCTTGGCTTCGTGTGGAACTTAACGGGGGCCAGTGTTTTGTCAGAGCAAACAGCCGGTATATCGAACCTAACAGCTTGGAGTGA
- a CDS encoding ABC transporter ATP-binding protein has translation MGNTEVRALNGVDLTIEQGEYCSIMGASGSGKSSAMNIIGCLDRPTSGKYYLDGLDVAEMDESELAKIRNLKLGFVFQQFHLLSQLSALENVMLPMVYAGVSPQERRDRATEALIRVGLENRLNNKPNQLSGGQQQRVAIARSIVNRPVLLLADEPTGALDSKTTQEVIDIFSELNAAGITIVMVTHEPDVARCTRRIVWFRDGQIVHSHLTPDDLGHAAF, from the coding sequence ATGGGCAACACAGAAGTTCGCGCTCTTAACGGTGTGGATTTGACAATAGAACAGGGTGAATACTGCTCGATTATGGGGGCTTCTGGATCGGGCAAATCTTCCGCCATGAATATTATCGGCTGTCTTGACCGGCCTACATCGGGAAAATATTATCTTGATGGGTTGGATGTTGCGGAGATGGACGAATCAGAATTAGCGAAGATTCGTAATCTTAAGTTGGGGTTTGTATTTCAGCAGTTTCACCTTTTGTCGCAACTGTCAGCCTTAGAAAATGTGATGTTGCCGATGGTGTATGCCGGCGTTTCCCCTCAAGAAAGGCGAGATAGAGCAACAGAAGCACTAATTCGAGTCGGGTTAGAAAACCGGCTGAATAACAAACCTAATCAGCTATCAGGGGGGCAACAACAACGGGTGGCAATTGCGCGTTCAATTGTCAATCGTCCCGTGTTGCTACTAGCAGATGAACCCACCGGCGCTTTGGATTCCAAAACTACCCAAGAAGTGATTGATATTTTCTCCGAACTCAATGCTGCCGGCATCACAATTGTTATGGTGACGCACGAACCAGATGTCGCGCGTTGTACCCGTCGCATCGTCTGGTTCCGCGATGGCCAGATCGTACACTCCCATCTAACCCCAGACGATTTAGGTCACGCTGCTTTCTAA